The bacterium sequence CCTGCCCAATTTTTTATCCCATTTACTCCCCACCGCATACAGATAAAAATTGTTCCCTATCTTATGTACGGCAGTCCCTTTTCTCTTACACTTATTTACCCATTCAGGATATTTTGTACCCATATTTTGCCTCCTTTGCATATTACTTATTAAGTAATACCTAAAAAAAGAGCTCTGTCAAGTGAAGTTACTGTTTTTATAGCATTATAGAAATTTATGGTATGATATATTACTTATTTTTCGCAGAGTTACAGATTAAAAATTATTGTCAGACAGGAGGATGCAATGATTAAAAAAAAAGGAATATTTCGATGGCTTATGTGGGGTATCGGCTTTGGATTCCTGTACAGTACAGCATTCCTTTTATGGAGTTTAGAATTCTTTGAAGGGTGGATTTCTTTTCACAGAGGAGTGTCTCTACGTTTATGGGTAGGTAGTATATTGTCCCTATTGTTTATATATCCACTCCAACTATTGGAAAAAGTGCTTCCGGAAATTAACAGTTTTGTAATGATGTATATATACGCCTTCATCTGCGGATTCCTTATTGGAACCGGCATCTTTTTCATTAAAAATAAAATTTTATCACGTAAACCTCTTTCGGAAAAAATAAAAAGGAAGTTTACTGTAAAGAAAAAGATAATAACGACTGTTACAGTAGTTGTAATTTCCGTTTTTATCGGGATGAGTATCAAGTTGATTTTTATAGTAGAGGAATGTGGAAACAGAGTAACCTGTTTGGGAAATTTGCAAGCTATGGGACTGGCATTACGAGGGTTTGCTCAGGAGAACGGGGGAAGATTCCCTGACAATCTGTCAGAACTCTATCCTAAATATACCAGTTCCCTGGAAACTTTTATCTGTCCCAGCCACCAACCCCGGGTAACCGAAACCGATATAGCGCAAAACTTCGAGATATGTTATCAATATGTTCCCGGTCTTACTACGGAATATGATGCAAATTGTTTAGTGGTTATTGAAAAAAAGGAAAACCATCTGACAAAACCTTTCTTCCTCAACTGTACAAAACCTGTAAGAGGTGTATTGTTTGTTTCGGGTTATTACCGTTTATTGCCTGCTGAAGAGTGGCAGGAAGTTTACCGAAAACATCAAAACCTTATAAAAGACCTTTCTTTTATCAAGGAGTAGAAATATTTCTTAAGGCAAAAATTGTTTGTACTTGTTCAGCCAGTCAGTCTCTTGAACAGTTTCTCCAGTTGAAAAATTTGAACATATCAGTTCCTTGCTTCTGTACCCATTGCAGAAACGGTGTGCCCAAAATGTGTCCACTTTTAGGGCAAGTAAAGGCGAAATGTGGCGCTACGGTTCCTTTCGTCTAAATTTATTATGTTTAAATTGGTTCTCTTGTAAGTAGGTGTACCTTAATGTAAAATGAATACTAAGAAAACCTATGAAAAATAAAGAATGGAAAATCTTACAAGTAAAGTCAAAGAAAGAATCAGAAGAGTTGAACAATTTGCTCTGGCAGGTTCTTTGGAAGCCCTTGTCATTGCCTCAGGATATGATTTCAAAATTTAAATTGACAGGGGAGTCCAAAAAATTCATTGCGAAGCAAGATGATAAACTAATAGGCGGATTAGTGGCTTTTTCTATAACACCAATAGAGATGGAGATAAGGCATATTGCTGTTTTACCTAAATTTCAAGAAAAAGGAGTAGGTAGCAAACT is a genomic window containing:
- a CDS encoding GNAT family N-acetyltransferase, whose product is MKNKEWKILQVKSKKESEELNNLLWQVLWKPLSLPQDMISKFKLTGESKKFIAKQDDKLIGGLVAFSITPIEMEIRHIAVLPKFQEKGVGSKLVDSLITFASEKRYTRIYTIARNTSVEFFKKLGFTDNPQQKPPDHPAFTKHGITFYLLELSLLAFIISVKM